Proteins from a genomic interval of Bacillus mesophilus:
- a CDS encoding ABC transporter ATP-binding protein, translated as MNSMKRYLVFVKPYKWKIVFTILIGVVKFTIPLLIPLLLQYLIDDVINGETLTREEKIDQLLLIMGAAFFLFVVLRPPIEYIRQYYAQWVGSKILYDIRDQLFTHLQKLSLRFYSNTRVGEVISRVIHDVEQTKTFVITGLMNVWLDLITIVIAIVIMLTMDVSLTIVAVLLFPFYGLSVKYFYSRLRMLTRVRSQALANVQGHLHERVQGIPIIQGFALEDHEQKEFAVQNQNFLTKALEHTKWNAKTFAVVNTITDVAPLLVIGYASYQVILGDIKIGTMVAFIAYIDRLYSPLRRLVNSSTTLTQAVASMDRVFEFIDEKYDIEDSPSAKALTKVDGKLSFENVSFKYAEEELPVLKSITLDMNQGETVAFVGMSGGGKSTLVSLIPRFYDVTEGVIKLDGVDIRDLQVRSLRDQIGIVLQDSILFSDSVKFNILMGNPHATDEEVIEAAKAANAHDFIMELPEGYDTKVGERGVKLSGGQKQRISIARVFLKNPPILLLDEATSALDLESEHLIQESLTLLSKNRTTCVVAHRLSTITHADKIVLLDHGEIKEVGSHDLLMKEKGYYYDLFSIQQLEK; from the coding sequence ATGAATAGTATGAAACGTTATTTAGTCTTTGTAAAACCGTATAAATGGAAAATTGTTTTTACAATTTTAATTGGTGTGGTCAAATTTACCATTCCGTTATTGATTCCACTGTTATTACAATATTTAATCGATGATGTGATTAACGGAGAAACCTTAACCAGAGAGGAAAAGATAGATCAGCTTCTCCTTATCATGGGTGCTGCGTTTTTTCTATTTGTGGTTTTGAGGCCACCAATTGAATACATCCGGCAGTATTACGCCCAGTGGGTCGGAAGTAAAATTCTATATGATATTCGTGATCAACTCTTCACTCACCTTCAAAAGCTAAGCCTGCGTTTTTATTCAAACACACGGGTAGGGGAGGTTATTTCAAGGGTCATTCATGATGTGGAACAAACGAAAACATTCGTGATCACCGGACTTATGAATGTATGGCTCGATTTAATTACAATTGTGATAGCAATCGTCATCATGTTAACCATGGACGTTTCATTAACGATTGTAGCTGTTCTTTTGTTCCCGTTCTATGGGCTATCAGTCAAATATTTTTACAGTAGACTGAGGATGTTAACGAGAGTTCGTTCACAGGCACTGGCAAATGTACAAGGGCATTTACATGAAAGGGTACAAGGAATTCCAATCATACAAGGTTTTGCTTTAGAGGATCATGAACAAAAAGAATTTGCAGTACAAAACCAAAACTTTTTAACAAAAGCCTTAGAGCATACAAAATGGAATGCTAAAACATTCGCAGTCGTAAACACAATAACTGATGTTGCCCCGTTACTAGTTATTGGTTATGCAAGCTATCAGGTCATCTTAGGTGATATTAAAATTGGGACGATGGTTGCTTTTATTGCCTATATAGATCGATTGTATAGTCCGTTAAGAAGACTTGTAAATTCATCAACTACATTAACTCAAGCAGTAGCCTCTATGGACCGCGTATTCGAGTTTATAGATGAAAAATATGATATTGAAGATTCTCCGTCTGCAAAAGCGTTAACGAAAGTAGATGGGAAATTATCCTTTGAGAATGTATCGTTCAAATATGCAGAAGAGGAACTCCCGGTTCTAAAAAGTATTACACTGGATATGAACCAAGGAGAAACGGTTGCCTTTGTGGGAATGAGTGGCGGAGGAAAATCAACCCTGGTTAGTCTAATACCACGCTTTTATGATGTAACAGAGGGAGTAATCAAGCTTGATGGAGTTGACATTCGTGATTTACAAGTCCGTTCCTTACGTGATCAAATCGGCATTGTATTACAGGACTCGATTCTCTTTAGTGACTCCGTTAAATTTAATATATTAATGGGTAATCCTCATGCAACAGACGAAGAAGTGATTGAGGCAGCTAAGGCAGCCAATGCACATGACTTTATTATGGAATTACCAGAGGGCTATGACACGAAAGTAGGAGAAAGAGGGGTAAAGCTATCTGGAGGACAAAAGCAGCGTATTTCGATTGCTAGAGTGTTTTTAAAGAATCCACCTATCCTCCTACTGGATGAAGCCACCTCTGCTCTAGATTTAGAGAGTGAGCATCTCATACAAGAGTCATTAACACTGCTTTCTAAAAATAGAACTACATGTGTTGTTGCACATCGTCTCTCAACGATTACACATGCAGATAAGATTGTATTGTTAGATCACGGTGAGATTAAAGAAGTAGGTTCTCATGATCTGCTGATGAAAGAAAAAGGCTATTATTATGATCTATTCTCTATACAACAATTAGAAAAATAG
- a CDS encoding ABC transporter ATP-binding protein, which yields MSKKPLLEVKNLKQYFPITGGIFGRTVNHVKAVDDVSFEVYEGETVSIVGESGCGKSTTGRAILRLDNPTSGEINFEGEDLLALSKSKMRKKRKDLQIIFQDPYASLNPRQTVSQILEEALEIQNVVPAKERRQKIVELLETVGIGAHQIDRHPHEFSGGQRQRVGIARALSVDPKLIICDEAVSALDVSIQAQVLNLLKELQRDFKLTYLFISHDLGVVRHISDRIIVMYLGKIVEIADKKSLFENPQHPYTRALLSAIPSTNILEEKKERIILQGDVPSPIDPPTGCRFHTRCPFATERCQIEEPKLQKLSSETHQVACHLIEEGPVDYSKMVANY from the coding sequence ATGAGTAAAAAGCCTTTATTAGAAGTTAAAAATCTAAAGCAATACTTCCCTATCACTGGTGGTATCTTTGGCAGAACGGTTAATCATGTTAAAGCGGTAGATGACGTTAGTTTTGAAGTATATGAAGGTGAAACGGTAAGTATCGTTGGAGAATCAGGCTGTGGAAAATCGACTACAGGTCGTGCCATTCTTCGTCTAGATAACCCAACTTCAGGAGAAATAAATTTCGAAGGTGAAGACCTTCTTGCACTAAGCAAGTCTAAGATGAGAAAAAAGCGTAAGGATCTACAAATCATTTTCCAGGATCCTTATGCTTCATTAAACCCTCGTCAAACAGTAAGTCAAATTTTAGAAGAAGCGCTTGAAATACAAAATGTCGTTCCAGCTAAGGAGCGCCGTCAAAAGATTGTTGAACTACTTGAAACAGTTGGTATTGGTGCACACCAAATTGACCGTCATCCGCATGAATTTAGTGGTGGACAACGTCAACGTGTTGGTATCGCTCGTGCTTTATCTGTTGATCCAAAGCTTATTATTTGTGATGAAGCAGTTTCTGCCCTTGACGTATCGATTCAAGCACAGGTTTTAAACCTTTTAAAAGAATTACAACGTGATTTTAAGTTAACGTACCTGTTCATTTCTCATGACCTTGGTGTAGTACGTCATATATCAGATCGTATTATTGTTATGTATCTAGGAAAAATTGTTGAGATTGCTGATAAGAAGTCTTTATTTGAGAACCCTCAACATCCATATACAAGAGCATTACTTTCTGCGATTCCAAGTACAAATATCCTGGAAGAGAAGAAAGAACGTATTATCTTACAAGGAGATGTTCCGTCTCCAATTGACCCACCAACAGGTTGTCGCTTCCATACTCGTTGCCCGTTTGCAACGGAGAGATGTCAAATTGAAGAACCTAAGCTACAAAAATTAAGCAGTGAAACACATCAAGTAGCTTGTCATTTAATTGAAGAAGGACCTGTTGACTACTCTAAAATGGTAGCGAACTACTAA
- a CDS encoding ABC transporter ATP-binding protein — protein MTEKILEVKDLRTSFFTDEGEVKAVDGVDFSIEKGKTVGIVGESGSGKSITSLSILRLLQEPVGKVVGGEILFKGENLLDKSKKDMMKIRGNNISMVFQEPMTSLNPTLTCGEQIAESVRIHQKLNRKDAWAKAVEMLRLVGIPSPEKRAKQYPFELSGGMRQRVMIAIALACNPELLIADEPTTALDVTIQAQILDLMKKLQEELGTSLMLITHDLGVVAEMCDKVAVMYCGKIVEYADVKTIFTNPKHPYTIGLLNSVPKHDRDYEGDLSVIEGSVPSPFNLPKGCRFAPRCPHARAICQSELPNLETLEDGDQVRCWIHTEKWEKEEVGAHE, from the coding sequence ATGACAGAAAAAATATTAGAAGTTAAAGACTTAAGAACCTCTTTCTTTACTGATGAAGGTGAAGTTAAAGCAGTTGATGGTGTTGACTTTTCAATCGAAAAAGGAAAGACAGTTGGAATCGTTGGTGAATCTGGATCTGGAAAAAGTATCACTTCCTTATCTATTTTAAGACTTCTTCAAGAGCCAGTTGGTAAGGTTGTTGGCGGTGAAATTTTATTTAAAGGTGAAAACCTATTAGATAAATCTAAAAAAGATATGATGAAAATCCGTGGAAATAACATTTCAATGGTATTCCAAGAGCCGATGACATCATTGAATCCAACGTTAACCTGTGGTGAGCAGATTGCTGAATCGGTTCGTATTCACCAAAAGTTAAATCGTAAAGATGCTTGGGCTAAAGCTGTTGAGATGCTTCGCCTTGTTGGTATTCCTTCACCAGAAAAACGCGCTAAGCAATATCCATTTGAACTTTCAGGTGGTATGCGTCAACGTGTTATGATCGCGATTGCGTTAGCCTGTAATCCGGAGCTTTTAATTGCTGATGAGCCTACAACAGCTCTAGACGTTACAATTCAAGCTCAAATTTTAGACTTAATGAAGAAATTACAAGAAGAACTAGGTACTTCTTTAATGTTAATCACGCATGACCTTGGTGTTGTAGCTGAAATGTGTGACAAGGTTGCTGTCATGTATTGCGGAAAAATTGTTGAGTATGCAGATGTTAAAACTATTTTCACCAATCCAAAGCATCCATATACAATCGGTCTATTAAACTCTGTACCAAAGCATGATCGTGATTACGAAGGTGACTTATCTGTAATTGAAGGGTCTGTACCAAGTCCATTTAATTTACCGAAAGGCTGTCGTTTCGCACCTCGTTGTCCACATGCAAGAGCAATTTGTCAGTCAGAGCTACCTAACCTAGAAACTCTAGAAGATGGAGACCAAGTTAGATGTTGGATTCATACTGAGAAATGGGAAAAAGAGGAGGTAGGGGCACATGAGTAA
- a CDS encoding ABC transporter permease produces MLIYIIRRLFQTIPVMLGVTLAVFLMMHLIPGDAAKIMAGENADEAQIEQMRENLGLNDPLYEQYFRYVGNAIQGDLGNSIRTNRSVTEEIFTERFWITVQLAFIGTGLAVIIGLIAGIISATRKYSIADVSLMIFALFGLSMPNFWLGIMLIYFFAVDLKMLPVAGWGTWEHMILPAITLGTGGAAIIARMTRSSMLEVVNQDFIRTAYAKGVSDKLVIYKHALRNALIPVVTVVGLQFGGLLGGAVITETVFAINGLGRLIIDSIRAHDFPMVQGTILVCAVLFVIVNFIVDILYRLINKRIDLN; encoded by the coding sequence ATGTTAATATACATTATCCGAAGGTTATTCCAAACCATTCCCGTTATGCTTGGAGTTACTCTTGCTGTATTCCTAATGATGCATTTAATTCCTGGTGATGCTGCAAAAATCATGGCCGGTGAAAATGCCGATGAAGCACAAATAGAACAAATGAGAGAGAATCTGGGCCTAAACGATCCGTTATATGAACAATATTTCCGTTATGTAGGAAACGCGATTCAAGGTGATTTAGGAAATTCCATCCGTACAAATCGTTCTGTAACAGAAGAAATTTTTACTGAGCGTTTTTGGATTACGGTTCAGTTAGCCTTTATTGGTACAGGATTAGCTGTGATTATCGGTTTAATTGCTGGGATCATTTCTGCTACTAGAAAGTATTCAATTGCTGATGTTTCATTAATGATATTTGCTTTATTTGGTCTATCCATGCCTAATTTCTGGCTTGGAATTATGTTAATTTACTTCTTCGCAGTTGACTTAAAAATGTTACCTGTTGCAGGCTGGGGAACTTGGGAGCATATGATCTTACCAGCGATTACTTTAGGTACTGGTGGTGCAGCGATTATTGCTCGTATGACACGTTCTAGTATGTTAGAAGTAGTTAATCAAGACTTTATCCGTACCGCTTATGCAAAAGGTGTAAGTGATAAATTAGTTATTTATAAGCATGCATTACGAAATGCTTTAATTCCTGTAGTAACTGTAGTTGGTCTTCAATTCGGTGGTTTACTAGGTGGAGCTGTTATCACAGAAACAGTATTCGCAATCAACGGTCTAGGACGTTTAATTATCGATTCGATCCGTGCACATGACTTCCCAATGGTTCAAGGTACTATCTTAGTTTGTGCGGTTCTATTCGTTATTGTAAACTTCATCGTTGATATCTTGTACCGCTTAATTAACAAGCGAATCGACTTAAACTAA